One genomic segment of Spiroplasma endosymbiont of Poecilobothrus nobilitatus includes these proteins:
- the pheT gene encoding phenylalanine--tRNA ligase subunit beta — protein MIITRRWLNKYIDFTDISNTDIVAALNILGFEVERTHNFDRNSNIVCGRIQVVNEITDTHLKFCLVDTGQELVDPIVCGASNPAENGYVVVARSGAVLADGAKIAKREIKGYASEGMMCSLSELGIAEKYLTPAEQDEIILTFNEKEGSYDMIGAEDVLTKIGLTDYLFEIDSTLNRSDCLSAYELARELAGYFKRELFPLELESTENLKEYQNPLKVVIATSTVESAISVNVKLTPEKNPLKLSDRIWLKINEYQSNVADPFGDLAIKATLETGQPLLLYDFNKIKNPLKITDDYENKTFNIKKGDLVVLDGNEFVELIGVRVNPTYAISATTTQITVLALHLNHIIMRQQQRKVGISNINLQRYIKPLSYATVGLGLSRYLYLLKINGFLAELSVLNFIKEYKKTVDPINITLLEINQFIGHSFTLLEIKDLLEPLTFQFKEEGGQLFVTPPVTRTDIFQKADLIEEIARLFGYNNIVSQPPVLPNLVKAKCPTEKKIKNFETFFLNNGFYQAKTYALVKQEEITHFNFFNYQKPYQLLSPLSEEHAVMRLSLTNSLLNSVKYNNARNQKNVKLFTVEKIYANEKSYYHGAFASQTEIVQNKITGDSLSNSYYYIKSLLEAYLQSEQIDIDELSYQPAPKNKIYHPYQTSHVFLGKQLLAIIGVIHPSYQKKVDLKSATYFGEINFEVIFNYPHKKQTFFTPPSKFSASSRDISIWVPVTVTYEQIKKKILTGVKNVVAIEVIDQYFDHKEMPNHVALTISFTFNDMAKQLTETDINQQFEQIKMNLKKLQLQIR, from the coding sequence ATGATTATTACAAGAAGATGATTAAATAAATATATTGATTTTACTGATATTAGTAATACTGATATTGTTGCTGCTTTAAATATCTTAGGTTTTGAAGTAGAACGTACGCATAATTTTGATCGTAATAGCAATATTGTTTGTGGTCGAATTCAAGTTGTTAATGAAATTACTGATACGCATTTAAAGTTTTGTCTAGTTGATACAGGACAAGAATTAGTTGACCCAATTGTTTGCGGAGCTAGTAACCCAGCGGAAAATGGATATGTTGTTGTTGCTCGTTCAGGAGCAGTGTTAGCAGATGGCGCAAAAATTGCAAAACGTGAAATTAAAGGATATGCTTCGGAAGGAATGATGTGCTCATTAAGTGAATTAGGAATTGCTGAAAAATATTTAACCCCAGCTGAACAAGATGAAATTATTTTAACTTTTAATGAAAAAGAAGGTTCATATGATATGATTGGTGCTGAGGATGTTTTAACTAAAATTGGTTTAACTGATTATTTATTTGAGATTGATTCAACATTAAATCGCAGTGATTGTTTAAGTGCTTATGAATTAGCACGTGAATTAGCGGGCTATTTTAAACGTGAATTATTTCCGTTAGAATTAGAATCAACAGAAAATTTAAAAGAATATCAAAATCCATTAAAAGTAGTAATTGCAACATCAACAGTTGAATCAGCAATTAGTGTTAATGTTAAATTAACGCCAGAAAAAAATCCGCTAAAATTATCAGATCGAATTTGGTTAAAAATTAATGAATATCAATCAAATGTAGCAGACCCATTTGGCGATTTAGCAATTAAAGCAACACTTGAAACAGGGCAACCATTATTACTTTATGATTTTAATAAAATTAAAAACCCTTTAAAAATTACTGATGATTATGAAAATAAAACTTTTAATATTAAAAAAGGTGATTTAGTAGTTCTTGATGGGAATGAATTTGTTGAATTAATTGGTGTTCGAGTTAATCCGACTTATGCTATTAGTGCTACAACAACGCAAATAACAGTGTTAGCACTCCATTTAAATCATATTATAATGCGCCAACAACAACGAAAAGTTGGTATTAGTAACATTAATTTACAACGTTATATCAAACCCCTTAGTTATGCTACTGTGGGATTAGGATTATCACGTTATTTGTATTTATTAAAAATTAATGGTTTCTTAGCCGAGTTATCAGTTTTAAACTTTATTAAAGAATATAAGAAAACAGTTGATCCAATTAACATTACTTTACTTGAGATTAATCAATTTATCGGTCATTCTTTTACCTTATTAGAAATTAAAGATTTATTAGAACCATTAACTTTCCAATTTAAAGAAGAAGGCGGACAATTATTTGTGACACCACCAGTAACTCGCACCGATATTTTTCAAAAAGCTGATTTGATTGAAGAAATTGCACGGTTATTTGGTTATAATAACATTGTTTCTCAACCGCCAGTCTTACCAAATTTAGTTAAAGCTAAATGTCCTACTGAAAAAAAAATTAAAAATTTTGAAACTTTCTTTTTAAATAATGGTTTTTATCAGGCAAAAACATATGCGTTAGTTAAACAAGAAGAAATTACTCATTTTAACTTTTTTAATTATCAAAAACCATATCAATTACTATCTCCATTATCGGAAGAACATGCCGTAATGCGGTTAAGTTTAACAAATAGTTTATTAAACAGTGTCAAATATAATAATGCTCGAAATCAAAAAAATGTTAAATTATTTACTGTTGAAAAAATTTATGCAAATGAGAAAAGTTATTATCATGGTGCATTTGCAAGTCAAACAGAAATTGTCCAAAATAAAATAACAGGCGATAGTCTTTCTAATTCGTATTATTATATTAAAAGTTTATTGGAAGCTTATTTGCAAAGTGAACAAATTGATATTGATGAATTATCATATCAACCAGCACCAAAAAATAAAATTTACCACCCTTATCAAACTAGTCATGTTTTTTTAGGAAAACAATTATTAGCAATTATTGGTGTGATTCATCCTAGTTATCAAAAAAAAGTTGATTTAAAAAGTGCAACTTATTTTGGCGAAATTAATTTTGAGGTAATTTTTAATTATCCGCATAAAAAACAAACATTTTTCACACCGCCTTCTAAATTTAGTGCAAGTAGTCGTGACATTTCAATTTGAGTACCAGTAACAGTAACCTACGAACAAATTAAGAAAAAGATTTTAACAGGAGTTAAAAATGTTGTTGCAATAGAAGTTATTGACCAGTATTTTGATCATAAAGAAATGCCTAATCATGTTGCTTTAACAATTAGTTTTACATTTAATGATATGGCAAAACAGTTAACTGAAACAGATATTAACCAACAATTTGAACAAATTAAAATGAATTTGAAGAAATTACAATTACAAATTCGCTAG
- the pheS gene encoding phenylalanine--tRNA ligase subunit alpha: MEKELDLLFTQATKSIKAAKTVAEVNAVQLKYLGKKSMLNDLLKKMKDLTHQERLTIGQKANQIKGELTELCQVKKTELENALLIAIIEQEKIDLSLPGYNLVLATKHPLNQVIDEISQLFQELGYDIVFGTEVDDDEYNFQRLNLPLGHPARDMQDTFYLSKNTLLRTHCTNMTARAISQMKSKNEIIAMISTGNTYRRDDDDATHSHQFMQVDGFLVAPNITFANLKWTIQYFCQRMFGETTQIRLRPSFFPFTEPSVEVDVTCVNCQGKGCSICKQTGWIEIMGSGMINPLVYQACGQDPTLTGFAFGIGIERIAMLKYGIDYIRRFYTNDIRFLEQFKKFD; the protein is encoded by the coding sequence ATGGAAAAAGAATTAGACTTATTATTTACCCAAGCAACAAAAAGCATTAAAGCAGCAAAAACAGTGGCGGAAGTTAATGCAGTTCAATTAAAATATTTGGGGAAAAAATCAATGTTGAATGATTTATTAAAAAAAATGAAAGATTTAACGCATCAAGAACGTTTAACAATTGGTCAAAAAGCAAATCAAATTAAAGGGGAATTAACTGAATTATGTCAAGTTAAAAAAACCGAATTAGAAAATGCTTTATTAATTGCAATAATTGAACAAGAAAAAATTGATTTATCATTACCAGGATATAATTTAGTATTAGCAACAAAGCATCCATTAAACCAAGTTATTGATGAAATTTCGCAATTATTTCAAGAATTAGGATATGATATTGTGTTTGGAACTGAAGTTGATGATGATGAATATAATTTTCAACGCTTAAATTTACCATTAGGGCATCCAGCTCGTGATATGCAAGATACATTTTATTTGTCTAAAAACACATTATTACGAACACATTGTACCAATATGACAGCCCGTGCAATTTCACAGATGAAAAGTAAAAATGAAATTATTGCAATGATTTCAACTGGAAATACTTATCGTCGTGATGATGATGATGCTACACATTCACATCAATTTATGCAAGTTGATGGGTTTTTAGTTGCTCCAAATATAACTTTTGCTAATTTAAAATGAACAATTCAATACTTTTGCCAACGGATGTTTGGTGAAACAACGCAAATCCGTTTACGGCCAAGTTTTTTTCCATTTACAGAACCATCTGTTGAAGTTGATGTTACTTGTGTTAATTGTCAAGGTAAAGGTTGCTCAATTTGCAAGCAAACTGGTTGAATTGAGATTATGGGGTCTGGGATGATTAATCCGCTTGTTTATCAAGCATGTGGACAAGATCCAACATTAACTGGTTTTGCCTTTGGAATTGGCATTGAACGAATTGCGATGTTAAAATATGGCATTGATTATATTCGTCGTTTTTATACGAATGACATCCGCTTTTTAGAACAATTTAAGAAATTTGATTAG
- a CDS encoding ABC transporter permease, with amino-acid sequence MRQILKSYLKSYFKNWIEAGGLILFIIIIIATIAGILSGALQYKIKYNDLVYTSEQWDYDFSVEDYKPNFMEDYYLHNKFIDKNKQEINVTGFPQAILNENSSWWKTTKSVCGTIASTELQQICSTSQIITKLAEVAQYRGMKQNIDGVNPIGYFYFKKYNWNQPKEMVTRLLLKKTLSEYSVGVFETIYFKQESGSNYTLKITPAVVQNLEQTAPVNFSQLKLYQGQLLTADDEAVVSSLFAEQNHLKIGDIFPVIQNNPKFNLKIVGIGNNLDNFIKRTNLKINSNNDIRKYGVLFTTERFQTQLQDANVRGELGNITLKPSQKILIKLNSTNAILTLKENLARGYINPTETLIPYENNYIAMQTQNINIQIILYSAIGSVLLFLGFIFINYTMKKEMNKTRRQIGIFKAFGYQTTELSWIFSTKFFVTMLFGIVLGYCVSIPIQLYVNTLYTTGLLIPFKLIYVSWWFMLILFLVIPIFFTTLSFLFTMSYLKKPSLVLINGAGKMHFYGLIIGIKKIFSKTSFLFRIQLAFTLKGFWKWIIVMFIFFISSLLFIIQFNASDIFRQIVYSFSNVYQKDVDHWFQFPSLLTMATSHQTPTGEEKLKLINNNHFRVLPTSDVEQTQAVSLTKFNELAMDIHHNPMDMELWKKLFLYQPIYQSVYLTDLIQVVKDIKNITGGNLLDWVKNIVNLSNLIDQTHIKTVVSFNTLYYNPQTELPVLNLAVTPSNRETAVISDLNLKGIEPNTWTKFYQMEVVNKTVINELFAAQLIRTQIPAIISEKIAKLNNLKINDTFEFTVKNVRSPYNLSIVVKGINKNDTTGSDVFINANTIRFLFYDFNEKQVPNDFYDGVISKEKMIYDKINPKDLLMGKQDYKITLQNLTINIFNHDITDNLGKIMTTITSDGSDISIFTGPNNVELITLQKLLASAGLEILNDSLLILQILNGIIIFIILAVITSSVIDEASQVILTMRALGYKPWQVNFIVIGNYVLGVLFTFFLSYVISLIIWYFAVNIILEQFKFVINLLLNWQTSLKVGTIISIILVLSWLLSMYLVKKQKLNELT; translated from the coding sequence ATGCGCCAAATTTTAAAAAGTTATTTAAAATCATATTTTAAAAATTGAATTGAAGCCGGAGGTTTAATTCTTTTTATTATCATTATTATTGCAACAATTGCCGGAATTTTATCAGGTGCTTTACAATATAAAATAAAATATAATGATTTAGTATATACATCTGAACAATGAGATTATGATTTTAGCGTTGAAGATTATAAACCTAATTTTATGGAAGATTATTATTTACATAATAAGTTTATTGATAAAAATAAGCAAGAAATTAATGTTACAGGATTTCCTCAAGCAATTTTAAATGAAAACAGCAGTTGGTGAAAAACAACAAAAAGTGTGTGTGGTACTATTGCAAGTACAGAATTACAGCAAATTTGTTCAACAAGTCAAATTATTACTAAGTTAGCAGAAGTTGCGCAATATCGAGGAATGAAGCAAAACATTGATGGCGTTAATCCGATTGGCTATTTTTATTTTAAAAAATATAATTGAAATCAACCAAAAGAAATGGTAACACGCTTATTACTAAAAAAAACTTTGTCAGAATATTCTGTTGGTGTTTTTGAAACCATTTATTTTAAACAAGAAAGTGGTTCAAATTATACTTTAAAGATTACTCCTGCGGTAGTACAAAATCTAGAACAGACAGCCCCCGTTAATTTTAGCCAATTGAAATTATACCAAGGACAGTTGCTAACAGCAGATGACGAAGCGGTTGTTAGTAGTTTATTTGCAGAGCAAAATCATTTAAAAATTGGAGATATTTTTCCAGTCATTCAAAACAACCCAAAATTTAATTTAAAAATTGTTGGGATTGGAAATAATTTAGATAATTTTATTAAGCGGACAAATTTAAAAATTAATAGTAACAATGATATTCGTAAATACGGTGTGTTATTTACAACTGAGCGTTTCCAAACTCAATTGCAGGATGCAAATGTTCGTGGTGAGTTAGGGAATATTACTTTAAAACCAAGTCAAAAAATTTTAATTAAATTAAATTCAACAAATGCAATTTTAACTTTAAAAGAAAATTTAGCGCGGGGTTATATTAATCCAACAGAAACTTTAATTCCATATGAAAATAATTATATTGCAATGCAAACGCAAAATATTAATATTCAAATTATTTTATATAGTGCAATTGGTTCGGTGCTTTTATTTTTAGGTTTTATTTTTATTAATTATACGATGAAAAAAGAGATGAATAAAACTCGTCGCCAAATTGGAATTTTTAAAGCTTTTGGTTATCAAACAACGGAATTATCATGAATTTTTTCAACAAAGTTTTTTGTCACGATGCTATTTGGTATTGTCTTAGGATATTGTGTTAGTATTCCTATTCAGTTATATGTTAATACATTATATACAACGGGATTATTAATTCCATTTAAACTAATTTATGTTTCCTGATGATTTATGCTAATTTTGTTTTTAGTTATCCCAATCTTTTTTACTACTTTATCATTTTTATTTACAATGAGTTATTTAAAAAAACCAAGTTTGGTATTAATTAATGGTGCTGGAAAAATGCATTTTTATGGTTTAATAATTGGGATTAAAAAAATTTTTAGTAAAACAAGTTTCTTGTTTCGAATTCAATTAGCATTTACTTTAAAAGGATTTTGAAAATGAATAATTGTAATGTTTATTTTCTTTATTTCTTCATTACTCTTTATCATTCAATTTAATGCATCTGATATTTTTCGTCAAATTGTTTATTCGTTTAGTAATGTTTATCAAAAAGATGTTGATCATTGATTCCAATTTCCAAGTTTATTAACAATGGCAACAAGTCATCAAACTCCAACAGGAGAAGAAAAATTAAAATTAATAAATAATAATCATTTTCGAGTGTTACCAACAAGCGATGTTGAACAAACCCAAGCTGTTTCATTAACAAAATTTAATGAATTAGCAATGGACATTCATCATAATCCGATGGATATGGAATTATGAAAAAAACTCTTTCTTTATCAGCCAATTTATCAGTCAGTTTATTTAACTGATTTAATTCAAGTTGTTAAAGATATAAAAAATATAACAGGAGGAAATTTACTAGATTGAGTAAAAAATATTGTTAATTTAAGTAATCTGATTGACCAAACACATATTAAGACAGTTGTTAGTTTTAATACATTGTATTATAATCCCCAAACAGAATTGCCAGTTCTTAATTTAGCTGTAACTCCAAGCAATCGTGAAACAGCAGTAATTAGTGATCTTAATTTAAAAGGGATTGAACCAAATACTTGGACAAAGTTTTACCAAATGGAAGTTGTTAACAAAACGGTTATTAACGAATTGTTTGCAGCACAATTAATAAGAACACAAATTCCTGCAATTATTTCAGAAAAAATAGCTAAATTAAATAATTTAAAAATTAATGACACTTTTGAATTTACTGTTAAAAATGTAAGATCTCCGTATAATTTATCAATTGTTGTAAAGGGAATTAATAAAAACGATACAACAGGAAGCGATGTTTTTATTAATGCTAATACTATTCGGTTTTTATTTTATGATTTTAACGAAAAACAAGTACCAAATGATTTTTATGATGGGGTCATTTCTAAGGAAAAAATGATTTATGATAAGATTAACCCAAAAGATTTACTAATGGGTAAACAAGATTATAAGATTACATTGCAAAACTTAACAATTAATATTTTTAACCATGATATTACTGACAATTTAGGAAAAATTATGACAACAATAACTAGTGATGGTAGTGATATTAGTATCTTTACGGGCCCAAATAATGTTGAATTAATTACCTTGCAAAAATTATTAGCATCAGCAGGATTGGAAATATTAAATGATTCATTGTTAATTTTACAAATATTAAATGGAATTATTATTTTCATTATTTTAGCAGTTATTACTTCTTCGGTAATTGATGAAGCTAGCCAAGTTATTTTAACAATGCGAGCCTTAGGATATAAACCATGGCAAGTAAACTTTATTGTAATTGGTAATTATGTTCTTGGTGTTTTATTTACCTTCTTCCTTTCATATGTCATTTCCTTAATAATTTGGTACTTTGCTGTTAACATTATTTTAGAACAGTTTAAATTTGTTATTAATTTACTATTAAATTGACAAACATCATTAAAAGTTGGAACTATTATTAGTATTATTTTAGTTCTATCATGACTATTATCTATGTATTTAGTAAAAAAACAAAAACTAAATGAATTAACTTAG
- a CDS encoding ADP-dependent NAD(P)H-hydrate dehydratase — translation MYINGTGNPYMAVAGMGDTLTGLIASLVGRGYELFEAAIVRTYLHGLAGDEISQYKKPVLPTDIIDQIGFVLAELIGSEDSINFKKIVILVISITFEFVINWLKWKMENNNAPNFKKLFKIIF, via the coding sequence GGTAATCCATATATGGCTGTTGCTGGCATGGGTGACACGCTAACTGGTTTAATTGCTAGTTTAGTTGGTCGGGGTTATGAATTATTTGAAGCAGCAATTGTTAGAACTTATTTACACGGGTTAGCTGGTGATGAAATTTCACAATACAAAAAACCAGTTTTACCAACAGACATTATTGACCAAATTGGTTTTGTTTTAGCAGAACTTATTGGAAGTGAAGATTCTATTAATTTCAAAAAAATAGTTATTTTGGTTATTTCGATAACTTTTGAATTTGTTATAAATTGATTAAAATGAAAGATGGAGAATAATAATGCGCCAAATTTTAAAAAGTTATTTAAAATCATATTTTAA